CAAAAGCAACCCGATGTTTCAATAGAAACGGTTCTTCCCGTCGTTTCAATGGTTTTAATTAACGCTGGAAGTTGAGAATATATAAACGGTTCTCCCCCAGAAATTACGACTCTAGGCGATCGCAATTCTGCGATTAACGAATCAAAAGATCGGACTTGACGGGGTAAATTCATCCCCCCATCGGCATAACCCGTATCACACCAAGGACAACCCACCGGACAACCCGCCAAGCGAATAAAATCTACTGGGGTTCCGACCCAATACCCTTCCCCTTGAATTGTACATTGAAACGTTTCATGAACTGGAATTTCAAACATTAAAATTTTACTAATTTACCCTCCACTAATTTTAGCTTTATAGCCTAATTTTATCAGAATTTCTAGCAATTTTTGACGGTGTTCTCCTTGAATTTCAATGGTATTATCTTTCACCGTTCCTCCCGCCCCGCATTGAGTTTTCAACTGTTTAACTAACCCTTCCAAAGTTTCCGGTTTAGTTTGAAATCCACTAATTACCGTCACCGTTTTACCCTTGCGTCCTGAACGAGTCGCTTGAACTTTCAAATTGTGTTGATTCGGGGGAAGTTCAGGAACCGAACTTGGAGAACGTTCTAAAGCCGCCGAGTTTGTTGATTCTCCAAATTCCGAATAAACCACCCGGTTTCTTTCTGTAGGATTAGGATTTTGATCGTGACGTTTTGATGTCGCCATAAGCTCGATAAAAATAAGAGTTTAGCCTTGAGAAAAAGGGAAAAACTGCCCAATCGTTTTTGCCCTTTCCTTGGAAATCATTAATGGTTAATAGCGGTGAGATTCTGGGGAGATTCCCATAAAATTGCCCCTTGCTGTTTCAGGGTACTAACTAAATCCAAAGCCAGATTAATGGCATCTGTAAAATTAGCATTTTCAACCATAGCATCCGTGAGGTTAACATCTTTTAAATTCACCCCTTTGAGATTGCTATGACTCAAATTAGCTTCCACGAAATCCGCTTTTAATAACGTGGCTCGACTCAAATCAGCATAACTCAAATTGGCCAAGGATAAAGTCGCCCCACTCAAGTCCGCCCCACTCAAGTCCGCCCCACTCAAGTCCGCCCCCGTTAAATCAGCCCGTGTCAAGTCAGCCCCACTGAGGTTAGCCCCACTTAAATTGGCACAATATAGGTTAGCACCAATCAGATTGACATTGTATAAACTCACCCCAATCAAATTAGCGCGAAAAAAGTTAGCCCGAAACAGGTTACAGCGAAACAAACTCGCCCCACTCAGGTCAGCATTATTAAAATCAGCCCGAAATAGGTCTGTATCTCGAAAATCCCGCTTTCCCGCCGCATAAGCCATCAACAGTTCTTCAGCCGTCATATTTCATCTTCTCAAGTCTAGGGTCTTCCCCCCCATTGTCACAAACCCAACGGCCAAAAATCAGAAATCAGAATTAAAAATTAAGAATTTCAACGGTTAACGGTCAACGGTTAACGGCCAACCCTCTGAAGAATTTGATCAAACTGCGTTACAACTCCCTCAAATCAATGTTAATCTCTGAAAAGGCGGTAAATTAGTGTTTTGTCGGAATCACTCCCCATAATCGACTGGCAAAGCCGACGGAGAACCGAAACACAGAATTTCACTGCGGGTTGAGGGCTATTAGGAGGTTTAGGCTTGTCAATTGTTGATGAGGTTGTGCTAGAACTGCCATCAGCCTTAATATTTGCAGACTTGCTCACATAATTCAGGAGGTTTACATCAGATGAATAAAGAACAACTCGTTCAAGCCACCGCTATTAAAGCGGGTGTCACTAAAAAGCAAGCTGATTTAATCATTTCAGCCATTTGTGATTCCATTATGGAAGCCGTAGCCGATGGGAAAAAAGTGACTCTGGTGGGTTTTGGGTCATTTGAAGCTAGAGAACGGAAAGCGCGTGAAGGTCGTAACCCCAGCACTGGCGCACCGATGACCATTCCGGCGAGAACGGTTCCTGTATTCTCTGCGGGTAAAGCCTTCAAAGAGATGGTTTCAGGCGTTTCTGACGAAGTGGCTTAAGCTCTAAGCCGAATTTTCCTCATCCCCAGGAAGAATCTGTCTCGGTTGGTTTAACGTTTTTAGGACTTACGCAAAAACCCGGTTTCTGAACAGAACATCAAGATTTTAGCCCTAAGTCAAGACAAGAAACCGGGTTTTTTTTTGCTATTACAATTTTGTATAACTTTTCCCACACTATACTTACCTTATTATATTCCATTCTTTAATGTTGGCTGCACATTCCCCCGGTAGAGAGAGGGATAATCTATAGCATCTATAATTGGATTTCATATTAGCTTGGGATTATTAGTTTCAATGGGACTTCAACTTAATACAGTTATTCCTTGGGGACGCAGTTTAGGCGAATATATCAGGATGTTTGATTTAACACCTGATGATTTGAAACTCTCGATTTTAGATTGTGCTGGGGGCCCTGCTAGTTTTAATATTGAAATGACACAACAAGGCTATTCTATTATTTCTTGCGACCCCATTTATCAATTTTCGGCTAATGAAATTTTCCAACGCATTCAAGACACTTATACAACCGTTGTAGATGGAGTAAAAGCCAGTTCTCAGGATTATGTTTGGGATAATATTCCCTCTCCTGAACAGTTAGGGGAAATTAGAATGGCGGCGATGGAACAATTTTTATCCGATTTTACAATAGGAAAACAACAGGGACGTTATCTCACCGCAGAATTACCCCAACTTCCCTTTAATTCCCATCAATTTGATTTAGCATTATGTAGTCATTTTTTATTTACTTTTTCAGATCATTTCTCAGAAGCGTTTCACCTACAAGCAATTTTAGAATTATGTCGCGTTGCTCAACAAGTTAGAATTTTTCCCTTATTAAAAGTATCAGGAGAACCCTCTCCTTTCCTACAACCGATAATTCAGGAATTAGAAACTAGAGGCTATAGGACTAAGCTCAAAACCGTTAATTATCAATTCCAAAAAAACGGAAATCAGATGTTAAAAATCCACAAATACCCGTAGGGTGCGTAAGCGTAAGCGCACGCACCATTATCTACAATTAATTAGGAATTATTAATTATTCGTAATTCGTAATTCCTAATTCCTAATTCCTAATTCCTAATTCAAACCCTGATAGGGCGGGAAAACCCCGCCCCTACGGATTAGAATTCAATGGTTTGAGGCGCTCTAGGGAAAGGAATCACATCTCGAATATTCCCCATCCCCGTCATAAATTGTACCACGCGATCAAATCCTAATCCGAATCCCGCATGGGGGACAGTTCCATATTTTCTCAATTCCAAATACCACCATAATTCCTCCGGGTTTATCCCTAACATTTTCATGCGATTTTCTAACATTTCTAACCGTTCTTCCCGTTGAGAACCTCCGACAATTTCCCCAATTTTCGGAGCTAAAACATCCATAGCTCTAACGGTTTTTCCATCCTCATTTAAGCGCATATAAAAGGCTTTAATTTCTTTAGGATAGTCCGTAACCATTACAGGTTTTTTAAAGTATTCCTCCGCTAAATAACGTTCATGTTCAGACTGTAAATCTAACCCCCAACTCACCGGATACTCAAATTTTTTATCCGCTTTTTCTAAAATTGCGATCGCGTCGGTATAAGTAATTCGTCCAAACTCATTATTAATAATATTATGAGCCGTTTCTAACACCGATTTATCAATGCGTTCATTGAAAAATTCCATATCTTCAGGACATTGTTCTAACACCGATTTAAAGATATGTTTGAGAAAGGCTTCAGCTAAATCCATATCCCCTTCTAAATCACAGAACGCCATTTCCGGTTCTATCATCCAAAATTCGGCTAAATGACGAGAAGTATTAGAATTTTCTGCCCGAAAAGTAGGGCCAAAGGTATAAACATTTCCAAACGCCATCGCCATAATTTCCGCTTCTAATTGCCCACTTACAGTTAAATAAGCAGGTTTTCCAAAGAAGTCTTGACCATAATCAACCTGTTGAGATGCTGTTAGGGGAATATCCTTTAATTTAAAATT
The DNA window shown above is from Planktothrix serta PCC 8927 and carries:
- a CDS encoding 7-carboxy-7-deazaguanine synthase QueE; protein product: MFEIPVHETFQCTIQGEGYWVGTPVDFIRLAGCPVGCPWCDTGYADGGMNLPRQVRSFDSLIAELRSPRVVISGGEPFIYSQLPALIKTIETTGRTVSIETSGCFWQDIPNSAWITLSPKHHVSPKYPVVPLMWKRANEIKLVIETGTELEFYAEYLELYHQIPVFLQPEWTQRDRTFPLVLDLLKQFPHYRLSVQVHKWLNVP
- a CDS encoding translation initiation factor, which codes for MATSKRHDQNPNPTERNRVVYSEFGESTNSAALERSPSSVPELPPNQHNLKVQATRSGRKGKTVTVISGFQTKPETLEGLVKQLKTQCGAGGTVKDNTIEIQGEHRQKLLEILIKLGYKAKISGG
- a CDS encoding pentapeptide repeat-containing protein, producing MTAEELLMAYAAGKRDFRDTDLFRADFNNADLSGASLFRCNLFRANFFRANLIGVSLYNVNLIGANLYCANLSGANLSGADLTRADLTGADLSGADLSGADLSGATLSLANLSYADLSRATLLKADFVEANLSHSNLKGVNLKDVNLTDAMVENANFTDAINLALDLVSTLKQQGAILWESPQNLTAINH
- a CDS encoding HU family DNA-binding protein, with product MNKEQLVQATAIKAGVTKKQADLIISAICDSIMEAVADGKKVTLVGFGSFEARERKAREGRNPSTGAPMTIPARTVPVFSAGKAFKEMVSGVSDEVA
- a CDS encoding class I SAM-dependent methyltransferase, whose amino-acid sequence is MGLQLNTVIPWGRSLGEYIRMFDLTPDDLKLSILDCAGGPASFNIEMTQQGYSIISCDPIYQFSANEIFQRIQDTYTTVVDGVKASSQDYVWDNIPSPEQLGEIRMAAMEQFLSDFTIGKQQGRYLTAELPQLPFNSHQFDLALCSHFLFTFSDHFSEAFHLQAILELCRVAQQVRIFPLLKVSGEPSPFLQPIIQELETRGYRTKLKTVNYQFQKNGNQMLKIHKYP
- the asnS gene encoding asparagine--tRNA ligase yields the protein MTINRIIQLLRTGKPNETVTVQGWVRTKRELKEFTFVEVNDGSALANLQVVLNPDLADYETILKQLNTGTSVEISGVLVESPAKGQRIELKASDVKIYGDADAETYPLQKKRHSFEFLRTIGHLRARTNTLGAVFRVRNACASAVHEFFQERGFLWVHTPIITSSDCEGAGEMFSVTNFKLKDIPLTASQQVDYGQDFFGKPAYLTVSGQLEAEIMAMAFGNVYTFGPTFRAENSNTSRHLAEFWMIEPEMAFCDLEGDMDLAEAFLKHIFKSVLEQCPEDMEFFNERIDKSVLETAHNIINNEFGRITYTDAIAILEKADKKFEYPVSWGLDLQSEHERYLAEEYFKKPVMVTDYPKEIKAFYMRLNEDGKTVRAMDVLAPKIGEIVGGSQREERLEMLENRMKMLGINPEELWWYLELRKYGTVPHAGFGLGFDRVVQFMTGMGNIRDVIPFPRAPQTIEF